The following coding sequences lie in one Pan paniscus chromosome X, NHGRI_mPanPan1-v2.0_pri, whole genome shotgun sequence genomic window:
- the LOC100967910 gene encoding elongation factor 1-beta-like, translating into MGFGDLKSPAGLQVLNDYLADKSYIKGYVPSQADVAVFEAVSSPLPADLCHALRWYNHIKSYEKEKASLPGVKKALGKYGPADVEDTTGSGATDSKDDDDIDLFGSDDEEESEEAKRLREERLAQYESKKAKKPALVAKSSILLDVKPWDDETDMAKLEERVRSIQADGLVWGSSKLVPVGYGIKKLQIQCVVEDDKVGTDMLEEQITAFEDYVQSMDVAAFNKI; encoded by the coding sequence ATGGGTTTCGGAGACCTGAAAAGCCCCGCCGGCCTCCAGGTGCTCAACGATTACCTGGCGGACAAGAGCTACATCAAGGGGTATGTGCCATCACAAGCAGATGTGGCAGTATTTGAAGCCGTGTCCAGCCCACTGCCTGCCGACTTGTGTCATGCCCTACGTTGGTATAATCACATCAAGTCTTATGAAAAGGAAAAGGCCAGCCTGCCAGGAGTGAAGAAAGCTTTGGGCAAGTATGGTCCTGCCGATGTGGAAGACACTACAGGAAGTGGAGCTACAGATAGTAAAGATGATGATGACATTGACCTCTTTGGATCTGATGATGAGGAGGAAAGTGAAGAAGCAAAGAGGCTAAGGGAAGAACGTCTTGCACAATATGAATCAAAGAAAGCCAAAAAACCTGCACTTGTTGCCAAGTCTTCCATCTTACTAGATGTGAAACCTTGGGATGATGAGACAGATATGGCGAAATTAGAGGAGCGCGTCAGAAGCATTCAAGCAGACGGCTTAGTCTGGGGCTCATCTAAACTAGTTCCAGTGGGATACGGAATTAAGAAACTTCAAATACAGTGTGTAGTTGAAGATGATAAAGTCGGAACAGATATGCTGGAGGAGCAGATCACTGCTTTTGAGGACTATGTGCAGTCCATGGATGTGGCTGCTTTCAACAAGATCTAA